The stretch of DNA GACCACGAATCCGCATCCAAGTCCCCATCTAAATCCATCAGTCCAACATTTGATGGGGCGCTAAACGCCCCTTCGAGGCCTATCGgcgcgcaaaaaaaaacaaaaacataacaaatgcatttttgattaTTGGCCTAAAATGGagtcaaaattaattatggGACATCTTGCACTCACagccaaatatttttgcatacacaaaaaataaagcgattgttgtttgtggcatgAATTCGTTGCGGCATTGTCTTTGCCGGGGCTTAAGCTGACAGTTTTAACATGGGCTCAGGCATATATTTTAGACAAATGAGTGGGGATGGATATGGTAAAGATGGTTGTCAGTTGATTTGCCATCATCTATGAGGATGAGTGTCGCATGAGCGGGTGTGAGTACTTTTGATTAATGGTTGGAGCGAATGCAAGctaaagaaagaagaaacttGGATGAGAATAgataaaaagccaaaatatAGTCATTAAATGTTGTAAACTGTGAAAatgctttgcattttatttgaatgtAACTAAATACTCTCTCTAAGGCGTCAGATAATAGtacaaacaattattttacGCATTTTCTTCAGCTCTAAAAAATGTTGGCGccattcaaaaatatataaataaacccTACACATATCCAGCACACTCGAATATTGTTTGCGCTACTTTCTGCAAAGTAGAAAACCTGCCGCGTATTGGCATCCTGCAGCTCCCGATAGCTCCATCTAAGGAAAAGAGTTACATCAAAGTTAAATGACAGGAGGAAAAAAACCCACCTGATCCCGTGTCAGTGTCTGCACCTTGGCCTTGACAATCCACTCGACATTCTCCCCACATCCAGGCACTGTCAGGGAGCCTCGATACTGATAGTAGGCTCCAATGTCACCGTACAGCTCCCGCATCAGAAATATTGAGTTAATTTCGTTGATCTTCCATGTGGATTCATTCACCAAGGGCTGACCACGCAGCGTGTCCACAATGGCGGCCATGGCACGGCTGCGCACATAGGAGACCGCAAAGACGACGCTCACAATAACCAAACCCTTTGTCTGGTTGAAAGCCTCCTTCAGACTGGCCGCCGACTCCAGGCGGAACACGATTTGCACCTCCATGTCATGACGGGCATTCTCCAGCACATGCTCTGCGCCGCAATGGAAGTGAATCTGCTCTGCCACATAGACCAGCTCACGGAACTGGGTGAAGTTGTGCAAAATCACTGGAAAGAATTTGTCACCGAGGATGAAGAAGGAAGGAGTTAATTTCTATGACAGACGCACCCACATAGCCATTGTAGAGCAGTGCCAGATGTGGCTGCTCCACGGTATCGTTCAATATATGCAACTTCGTTGGTCCGTTTGTGGCATAAGCCTCGTTCAGTTCGATGGGACTCTGCTTATGGCCGGTGTTACATACACCCGGCCAATCACTTTCAGCTACAAGTTAAAGCTTCAAATTGTAcaccaaataaaagagagagagaggcctgGCAGCTTACACAGATTCCCTATCGTGGAGTGTTCCAAATCCAGCCAATTCTCTTCAGCTTCCACACATGCCAGTGGAATTGCGATGATAACAAGAAGCCTTAAGTTATTCATTTTAAGGCTGAAATATTTTGACAAGTTTCTCAAGGCctgacaaaatatttataaatttttccGATCCGCTCAAACTTTGTTTTCCACTTGAACAAAAagccccaaaagtatgcccCACATGAAACTATCATTTTTGTGGATaggaaatgtattttttacatttatttatcagCGAGGCGGCCTCTACCGGGAAAGGAATGCGTCTCGAATGCTCGAAGGGAGGGGATTGTGGCAAATTTGCTGCCCCTTATCGGACAACCCCTTGACAACAAGGTGAACTTTGGCCAGGTCCCAGCTAAATGGTTTCTTCTGGACTCCATATTTGTCAATATAACCCCAACAAGTCTGTTTTTGTGGATCTGTGATAATGAAGATCTTCTCCTTAGATCTCTCGGTTTCCACACACTTGTTCACGACTTCCTGTCAATCTGTTAGCCCAATGAGAACACATTCTCactcaaatattaaatattttttattttatattattaatataaaGAGATTTAATCGTAAGGCATTCAAAACATTATTAAgccatttatttttccaaaaagtatgcaacagaaattgaatatttgacTGTGAAACATTTATTGATAAGAATAATACACTCGTAAATCATGTTTTGTGTCATCATTATTCAAATGCTGCTcagaaaaatgattaaaagtAACACAATAAGTTCagggaataaataaataaatatgggCAGACCGCGAGCAGTCttcttaaaaatatatgtacgtttGCTGGTCTCAATTTGTGATAATGCTATCAATTTATTCAGTTTAGGAATGAAAtttaacaaaagaaaaccaaaaaatctCCGTCCCTATCTGATCTGCGCCAACGATTAGTTAGAAGCACTTGTTTTAAAGGAAtacgaaattgaaaaaataatcTGATTGGGGCCAACGATTAGTTAGGAGTACTTTAGATTATGGTATCTAGATTAACATTTGCTGAAATTAATTGGAAGCATAAGATTGAATTATTACAAGGCGCCATTTCAATATTCCCCGATGGACTAAGACTTGGACTGTGCTAATAATGTGCGGGAATTATATTCCATGCCGGAGCAGGACTAAGAAATTGCTGCGTAAAGTGTGAAACATAGGCCTGGAgaatgtttttatattttttatgtgcaCACAGAAATTTAAACTATGAAAATCTGGAAATGCTTCATTAGATAATCTTGtagctctctttttcttctttttttattttttatttccccTGTAATTTGTTGACTGTACAAAGTTCCGCTCAAACTGGGCAAATATTGACAATATTCCTCTTTAAGTTCTCGTATTTAATAGCCATTGTAGCACTCTAAAAACAGActtttaaaatcattttctaTTGTCCAAGTACTCTGATTGCTTTACCTCCCTTTGGGTTCCCATATATACGGATAGATAAGATTGCTTTTCGGACTGTGCATGTGCAGTTTATAGTGATTACTGTGTCCCATCAATAACTGCGGCACCAATCACATTAAGTGCGTCCAAGTGTCATTTCACAATGAAGAACGATGATGAAGTGTGGTTGGTGGTGGTCAGCACACCATAAGTCCAAATCAAATTCCTCGACCGACGACACAGGTCATAAAAGGTGATATAAAAAAACCGCTGCTAgcagcagttgttgttgtggtgatTTAGCATCGTTGCAATATCAATTAGTGTTATCAGGGAACGCAATTGGTCAGTTGACGATACCCATTATCAGTGATTTTTTCGAATTATATTTGGCCATAAGCCACGAGAGTCCCTCCAGGAATCACACTGACCGAAATGAGCCATAAAATACGAGTACTATGCCTGTGGTCTTGTGATTAACTAATATATTCAGCGTAACATAATGGCTCACCGTCTATTTTGGGACACAAAATGGCCATAAAGGTTTACTGGTCAGTTTGAACTTTCAGCGGAATAAATGGGCTACAGGCGAGCGGCTGCCACTTTCAAGTCTCGTTCGACATTCCAGTTAACAAGAATCGAAGGAATTGCGACTGCGAgtgtgtaaaatgttttggttttattgCGATTGGTGAACTTTGCACTCTAACATAAGCTGACTAGCTGACTTGTTCGGCATTTACAAACTAAtgagtattttatttgtaacatTTAACTCCCTGCATCTTCTCCCTGTCATGGATAACTTTACAAGAAATTCGTTGTAGCTACACCGAGGAGTGTCCTCAGTGCATTCTTTGGTACGAGTATGtctatggctgctgctccgcatCATCACTCATCTCTCAGCACTCAGCTCCAGGCTGCATCTACAGGAGCAGCTTCTGTGCCGCCATTGCGAGCAGCAGGATGAGGCCGAAAGATGCCGTGCGTCCGGCTGCGCCGCCTGAACGATGATCGGACTCGACCAGCACCACAACTCGATTGTTAACGGCCTGCAGGAATCTGTAATTGTTGCGCAGCTGCTTGCCGCTTGAGTACTCGATCTTCTTGAACTCATCGACCTGCTCCAGTGTCACGGGCAGCGTCTCGGTGAGCACAATCCAAATGACCGACTCGGCACACGAGGGCGTGGTCAGGGAGCCAGCATAGGTGTAGTAGTTGCCCAGAGTCTGTGGCATTAGATCGCCCACCGCCATGGAATTGGCCACCGTCACGGGCTTGTTCAAGCGACTGTAGGCCTGCACATCCTCCAGGTTCTTGATGATGCTGGCAATGGCCTCGTTGGGCGTGTTGGAAACGTGAAAGAGCACACCGACGACCACGATGCCATCCTTAAAGCTGGTGGCCATCGTCATGTTGGGATACAGCCTGTTGCGGTGCACCATGTGCACTTCCAGTGGGTAGCGCACGCTGTTGATGGTGTGCTCCGACCACCAATGCAAGTGGATTTGCTCCAACTCGTACTCATGCCCCAGGCCGCCACCTTGCAGCACCAGCTCATCATCAAAGTCATCGATTTGTACTACAAGAAAGGGAATTTCAGTAAGGGAACTAATCTAGTTACTATAATTAACTCACCTGAATGCCCATTGTTGACCATTTCCAGATTTTTCTGCTCATCGTCGTAGTTCTCGAACTTTAGCTCATCAAACTTGCCCCTGAGTGCCCACTTGGCCTCCAGATTGATGGGACTCTGTCTCTTGCCACTGTCGCACAGACCGCCCCAACTGGGAAATGCtgcagagaggaagagaaagggaacatttaaatttcttgcaaatcaatttccattattaaaatttctgGCAATTTTTATTAGAAATTAAATGCTCATAAATCAAACTTTATACAATTGAAAATAACTTTAACCCGAAATTCGGTATTTCGCGGAATTTTGTTGAGCCCAAATTGAACATCATTCACGATATATATTCTCGCATACTCGCACTCTGTCCAATTTGCATGCCCAGCAATTTGGCGCAATTTAACTAAGCCTCACAAACTCAAGCCCGGAGCGTGTACGTTAAGTGACCCGACccgggacacacacaaaaatgaataaatatatgtcATACACATAGACCGCTAATGTCTCTGTGTCTATGCAAAGCACTTGACAATGGGAAATGGCTCGAGAGTAACCTACTCCCcagacaaaacacacacaaaacgggGGCACTCTGAGCGTTGATTAAGTAATTTTAGCAAATAAACTTGAATGGCTTGCAGATTGGCATTACTTACGCGCATCCTTATTGTTTTCCAAGTCCGGATAGGACCAGTCGTTGGCCCAGCTCAGGCCCAGCGAGCAGCAAACTGCAATGCAAGAAAAGTAGCCACATAAATATCAAGTATACGCACAAACGTTGCTAATGgcaacaattaacaaaaacgTGTAAACTTCAACTTGACCGACACTCGCAATGTCAACGAAATGCTCAGGGCCGAAACACACTAAAACACTGCACTGGGTCTGCTCTGGTCTTGTCTGCTGATGGGGGCCATAAAGTACGAgtaaaaaagagcaaagagagagcggacGGACAGAGGCGACAGAGGGTCAATCTATATATTGTTTTGGCAGCGTCAGCAGACGACAGGCAGCACCTTGCACTTGAATTTGAATTCAGCTAAAAATACACAGGAAATTTATGATTTGGTGGGtatatctctatatatatataaacggGATTATATTATTTCAATCAACTGCTGTTGCCGATGGCATAAATGTTTCATTAACCTGCACAACAATTGGAccaaaatcatttattttctgGTGGTTTTTTCTCTCGACTGCCGCTGTGGCTTTCTCCTTGTTTTGTGGCTAAAAGCATTTTGACATCTGCACATCAAAATATCAACTAAATTTTATGCGTGCGGTCGGAGCAAATTTTTACGATCCATTTGGGTATTTAAAAAGCGCTGATCCATCAGCATAACTCTGCAGCACTCGGTGATCCGTGATCTGTGCGATCAAATATATGTGTTTATTAAGACATAACCAGCATTAATGGGTTCATAAAAAGTCCGCAAAAAACGGACTGTTAATTTATTGTCCGGTTCTGTCTTTAATCTTTGGCAAATTTATGCTCACTGTTTGACAATTTTGCAAGTTTTTCACTGCAAGCGACAAACGACAACGGCAGCTGTGAAAGTTGAGTACTATATGTAGctatgtttaaatattattaataaactTTTTGCCAGTGGGGAGGAACGTGTTCATCGGCTGATGTTTTGCCTCTTGGGTCGCCCTCCTGTGACGCAATGGGTTGCGAGGGAAAAGATTTCCAAGTTATGCCATTTGTTTTGCGATTAGACAGAACCTAATAATATTTCATTTCGAATCTATTCTAGTCTGTAGCGCGAGactttaatgattttttaatatatttgcgAGCACATGGTGGCCAGCCAGAGTGTACTTAGAGATTTGAGTGATTTTGCAGTGAATGATGGATTATAAAGCAATGAAATTTTAACGAAGAAATGATCACAAGACTCATGCGGTtatataacattttttctgATGCAAACGCCAGAACTGGGAACTGTTGAAAGAATCACTGCATCTTGATCGCTTCCGAAGTGTTTCCCCTTCCCTCCCCTGCGGCTGACACGCCACAAATGTCGAGCAACAATTTAAAcggcaattaaatttttgttgcaacatGCAAAGCCCCCTCAAAGCACGGACAATTACATTTGAGCGGATAAAACTTTGATAGCCGATAATGGGAATAGTCGAATGGTGTTCTGTAATTTGAGAACCTCGGGGTGTAAAAGTTAACAAAACTGTAATTGCATACGGGCAATGCAAATGACGGATAATCATGTGAAAAtcagcacaaaacaaacaaccggccagtggaaatgggaaatgccGAGCGAGCGTCAAGTGAAAATATCTCAATCTATGAGTGCGAGCGCGATTATCTCTGCCACTCGAGACTGGAATAGAAACAGAATTCTGCATCATGTTGCACTCTGTCGGATCGGTCGTCAAGTGGCTGTGTTACCCTGACTTGTCTCGGCTGTTTATTGTCGCATTTTCGGCCGTGTCAgctcaaaaaatataattgaaatgatTTCGCATGGCTCAGCAGCGGCGATAAAGACTGTGGCTCGTTCTCTGTGTGGAATTTGTGTCAAATCACTGGCGGTATTGAGATCTCCCCCTGTTAGAGCACTCAGTGATTTTCCAGACTAACTTTATAAAGGTTTTACTGTGCGCAATAATCAAAGATATATTCCAACCAACGATAAAAAATTTCGGGAGTGCGCAGAGTTTTATATTCTATTGTCATTTTATCGTCACATAGGGAGGCGTGTGAAGACTCTGATAAGCTCTCTGATAAGCCGCAGGTCATGTGAATAAAGACAATTGGAATTGATTGGGAGTGCTCTATTGGATATTAAGAAGCTTCTTCCAACAGCCCAAAGAAATTCCAGGCCCTCCAATGTAATACAGAAAATAATCTAATCTGTTGCCGGGTGACTCCAGCTGAGAGCACTCAAAGAATTCACAGAGAATGCCTAATCAGATAGCCAGATTTTGGGCTTTTATGAATTGCTACAACATTGTGACGTTTGTCTGGATTGGTTACCATAAACTGTTGCTGTGATTGCTTTAGGGCTTGGCGCTTGGATGATCGATTGTAGGCTGGAAAACTTTCCATTCATGAGAGTTTGCCAGTTTACTGGACTTTGTGCATGCTTGGGGAAGACTGCAAAAGGAAGTTGATTAAAGTGTTGAAAACAAATAGCGGAGATAGTGAGTGCCGTCTGCCGCACAGGCCAAAGATCTTTGTAAACCAAAGTTCAGTCGCATCATCAGCATACAGTATTGGAGTGGCTATCACGAAAGCGAAATTGCAGTTTCCCTTTCGTTCAGCCGGACAAAGAAGAGACCCAGGCAGAACGCTTCAGTGGCTGCAGTGAATGAAACCCAACGGGAGGAGGGAGTGTACACAGAGTCGTACCCACGTCACACCGAAGCAGGGGTAGCCCTAATCAGAGtcgaaacaacagcagccagaatcAATGGCATGAAGtagcaaatatatttatacacatttaaTCACTCGCCGACATATGAGTGTCATATATCTTTGGCACAAAATCGCAGCTAATCAGAGGCTAACTGAGGcacagcccaaaaaaaacatatatatgAGGGAGCGATAGGGTGGAGCAGTGCTCAACTCTGGCGCCTTGTTATTGTGCTTTAGTGGATCGATTAGGCTTAATCGAAGCGCTCACAGATCCATAAAACGAATGTTGTTAATTGCCAGTTAATCGTTTAATATTCATTGCCTCAGCTCGcactttcttctctctcttcagATTCGCTAATCAAAGTGGTAATTCTACAGTCTATGCACGTCTTATCGATGCGTTCTTGAAACTACTTTATGGCCCAGCTTTCGATTATCTCGATTAGGTCAGCAGTTTTTCCGCACCAGCTATAAATTTACACACTCCCCGGCGTgctctacaaatatttaacttcCAGTGACCCCAGCGTACGGGCTGTCTGACCGCTGTGATGTGTCGTTGTCTCTGCTAGCTATCTATCGGGTGTTAAGCGAATTAAATGGGTATTTTTCCAAACAAGTCGGCAATAGATTGCCGCTTATTCTGATATCTGTTCGGGCGCGTGATCCATGTCCAAAGTACTTCTCTTCTCAAGTGCTCTGGAGTGCTGTAGAATGTATGGCAGGCATGGGCTTAGTGTTTTGATGGGCTCTGTGTTTTATGTTGGAATGATTGGAACAAGCGCAACATTAATCATGACGGGGAAAAATCCCCAAATTTGATGGAATTACATGAAGGGTATGACACAGATTTTGCCAAATATCTTTGGCATTACTTAGCTGAATGAACACCTGAATAAGTCTAGTAATCTACGTTTATCTTTTTTATAGCATAAATATCATAATAAACACCATCGATGGGTTGAGTAAACCTATCTGCCCAGGTTCCTGACCTATTTGCTGATGATTCACCTGACTTTGGGTATCATGATTCATATTCTGATTGTAAGCAAAGAGTTTCCTAATCAACATGACAAGCGGCAAAGCGACTTTGAATGTTATGAAATACAACTGAGGCACCCAGCTGATCTGTCTATGTTTTTCCTCTGGCAATCAGCGCTTCGCCTAGTTTAGGATTCCACATGCGAGTCTACGATCTATTGTCAAGCATAAAAGGTATATTTGTACAGGTCTATCTCTGTGGCTGGCATCTTATCAACTCAAATGATCAAAAGTAATTACAGAACAAATGGCAGGAATGGCAGCGACAATTTGTGGGTCTCTGAATGTGGAACTTTTGGTATGCCATCAAAATCTAAACCCAAGACGTGACATTTTCGATGTCCAGTGGTAGAAGAATGCAATCAATGCAATTTGCCGATTGGAACACCAATTTGAAGGGAAGTCGGGTTCTATTTTGAGGCATTTAACTCGTATGTTTAATCACTGCCGTGAGAAGTACGACTCCATTCAATTCCCTTTTGACTGGCTCACAGGTGTGTTTAGCACacaagaaatgaaaattagaattaaaattataattgaaattgttaGAAATTTACCCAGTATAGAGAAGGTAACGATGTGCATTTTCCCTGGTTTTGGattgtttaaaatattattgcaGTAATATCACTTTAAATGCTCTTTCAATGACACACTTTCAGCTATTTTAGTTTCACTTTGAATTATTTTggattatattttttttaatgttttgtttaGAGGCTGCCAGGCAGGACACTGAACCTTTGCGGTCTCGATGAGAACTCCATCAAAGTGTGGAACGGCACGCGTCTTTTATAACGGAACCTCGGGGTGGGCGGCGAAGAAAAGAACCCGCAGCGGTCAGGCACAGAATGATTACTGAAAAGCGATGCGAGCATCGGggcactgcacacacacacactggcacacacccactctcccacacacactgacacacacacccatgcgACATAGTCATGTGCACTCACACACCCAACAGGCGAGCGAATTGAATTGAGTTATGGCAAACGATATACTACTCGTACGAGTATACTCAGGTTGGtgtgctctttctttttgggttttcggttttccgttttccgctCTCGCCCGAAAAAATTGACAATAAAATGGAGCAGATTTTTACGGGTTGCCCGAGAACGACAACTAACCCACAccgaagcaacagcagacagcaggcaacagtaacagcagcGGCGATGCAATAGCTAAATCAGCCGAAGCGACGGCGAGACGAGGCGACGACACAAAATTGCAGTCCCCGAACCGAAGCTGGCGTCAAGCTTCGCAGTCAACGACGGAGGCAGCGTCGCGGTTTAGAAGCTGATTAATTGATAAGCAGGTAGAAAATGCTTTAGGGCTTAGGGTCTAGGCGGGATTTCGACTAGGGGATACCGTTGCTAAGATTTCGCTTGAATGCTGCAGGTAGAAAGCCATGCGTAAGCCtgtaatatattttgcatacgGTGTGGTACGTGGTTCGGTGattcgtttgtttatttctgCAAAGTTGTTTGCTACTTTTCTTGCTTGTCGGGTGCGTGAGGGTgtgaataattaaaaaatccTGAAGCCAACATTTGCGTAATTTTTAAACACTTTACTAACGGTAAaataatgttttattttacgGGACATTTTAACAGCTAAAGTCATTCGCGTCTTTCAACAACTGTAAAATGTAGCCGAACATAAATGAGAGCTGACTGACAGCTGAGAGCGTAGAAATGGCACACGTCGCACGCtctcccccacccacacagacacacctgCAGAGCAGATgtaaagcagagagagagagaaagagggagcaAAGCGCAGCACAGGAAATGACGTTGGCGTTTTATCACACAAATGTCAAGATCAAGCAAATCATTTTGACACACTTTtgagcataaattttaattgaattggaattggaattagaattaatattaattaagtGCCCAATTGTTGCACCCATATGCATTTtgtgagagagaaagcgaaagagagagtgtgcaGGGGAGAACCGCACCGAGTTGAGAGACAAATGCTAATTGACAGACAAATTCTTGTTGAAAGCAATTGCAGTGCCGTGTGCGAGCAAGTGAGAGGGCAGAGCCACAGCTGCTGTCGTCGCTAATGTTGCTGTCTTTTGTTGACCATTCGACGTCAACGTCATTAGAGTGTGCAGTTAATGTGCCAAAAGGCAGAACAAAAGTCAATGTCAAACggcagctgcagaaggaggcaggcagatagagagaaagagagtgagaggagagTGCGACAGACGGAttagtgggtgtgtgtggatttCTAAGGGCAAGTGAGAGGGAAAATCTGAATGCATTTCCGCAACAAATCGCCTCTTGACAGTAATTACTGTCAGCGCGAATGGCAATTTATGACTATCAGAAACACAGATCTTGATACCCTGGAGGGCCACTGCAAAACATGGCTGATGGGCTTTTAAGGTCGGCAAAACAGCAGCTAAAATAATTGACTTTagtgtaataataataataatctacCTGCCAACTTCTATCTGTGGATAATTCcgtttctcttctcttcaaTTACCGATTAAACAGGACCACACGAGCATCAGAGCTGAACGATCCACGTCAAGGCTGGCCAAAGCTGATGGTTTTACtttccaaacaaaaatgattttacaAACTTCTGATAACTTTTTGAGGAGAATAAAAATGCACATTTGATTGACATCCCCATATGCCAGCTGTGTTTGTTCATAGGAAGCCAGTAGCAGATATCTATCTAGCAGGTCCTTAGAGATTTAATGGTTCCAATATGGTTTAAGGccatgaaaatgttgcacttTGATGTATGGGTAGAGTCACCAAACAAATAGCGAAATTGCATGTTTTCGAGCGCAGgtctttcgttttgtgtgtttcttgcGACCCGATCCCAAATATTCAGCGCACCACCCCCTAGAACACAGATATAATGGGGTTATAAATAGacagcacaccactgcaccTTTTACTAGCGTACTTTTATCAGGCATTCACCATCAGCCGAGTGTGTGAATGCATTTTATGAATAGcgaaaatacacacaaacaacacacaacaagcGCGTTGACTAACGGCCCGGCAACGTCACGCGATTGGATTGGGCGTGGGGTGGGCGCCCATGAATGAACCCCACCACCCCACTCCCAGCCCATGTGACAAATTGTGCAAATGATTGACCTCAAAAGTCGTTACAATTACATTAAGCGGCAAAGGGCCAACGAGAATGTGTCTGTAAGAGGTCCGGCTCTGGGTTTGTTGAACAAGTGTCAATCGGTGGCGCCAAATGGCAATTTctgcaaattaaaatcgaattgaaatcaattgaagTGCGCAGAACGGAGAACATGTGATTTCATGTGATCGCCAGTGGGCgaacaattcaattaagatGTTAAATATGGGCAGCAGAGTGAGCAACTATTGTTAAAGTCAATCAAAACAAGATCACCGGCAGACGGAAGGACCAACAAGATCAGGAATTTAATAATCAATACGATCTTAAAGGCGAGGCACTACTTAGGTGTCCAGTATCAGCATGGTCGTCAATAGAACATTTCCTTGCTTCCCTCATTGTCCTTCGCTTTATTTAAAAACCCGCTTTGATTTCAAAATCCAACCGATGTATCGACTGATTTCTTTAAGGTATCGATATATTTGTGCGATAAGTTATATCCGGTTTTGACCTTTTTTTGAGTTTACTGTCACACTGACAgtgtgcattttgtgtggtATTTTTACAAAATTTCGTTTTTGGTCACATGCAAACGCTGCGAAAGAGGTGTAAAGCAAAAACGAAGAGAACGCAGCGCAGCCGAAAAAAAATTTGAAGCAGCACTGCACGCGTTATATTTCTATTTTCAAAAGTTTGTAGCTACATTGAAAGTGATTTGCAAGTCGAAATCAAAGGATACAAGTGCCGGGCAGCCGTAAGTTAACAAATCTTTACAGCATTTGTCGTATTGCAGGCGCTTTTGGCATTTCGAAAATTGAGCAAGAaccgaaaagcgaaaaaattTTGCACAGCGGTaggc from Drosophila subobscura isolate 14011-0131.10 chromosome O, UCBerk_Dsub_1.0, whole genome shotgun sequence encodes:
- the LOC117898478 gene encoding carbonic anhydrase-like encodes the protein MHIVTFSILVCCSLGLSWANDWSYPDLENNKDAPFPSWGGLCDSGKRQSPINLEAKWALRGKFDELKFENYDDEQKNLEMVNNGHSVQIDDFDDELVLQGGGLGHEYELEQIHLHWWSEHTINSVRYPLEVHMVHRNRLYPNMTMATSFKDGIVVVGVLFHVSNTPNEAIASIIKNLEDVQAYSRLNKPVTVANSMAVGDLMPQTLGNYYTYAGSLTTPSCAESVIWIVLTETLPVTLEQVDEFKKIEYSSGKQLRNNYRFLQAVNNRVVVLVESDHRSGGAAGRTASFGLILLLAMAAQKLLL
- the LOC117899171 gene encoding carbonic anhydrase 6-like; protein product: MNNLRLLVIIAIPLACVEAEENWLDLEHSTIGNLSESDWPGVCNTGHKQSPIELNEAYATNGPTKLHILNDTVEQPHLALLYNGYVVILHNFTQFRELVYVAEQIHFHCGAEHVLENARHDMEVQIVFRLESAASLKEAFNQTKGLVIVSVVFAVSYVRSRAMAAIVDTLRGQPLVNESTWKINEINSIFLMRELYGDIGAYYQYRGSLTVPGCGENVEWIVKAKVQTLTRDQMELSGAAGCQYAAGFLLCRK